In the genome of candidate division WOR-3 bacterium, the window TTTGATAGAGGGAGTAAGATATGAAAGGGGATGGTATTTTCAATCTACGGAGATACTGGATATAAGCGTGCTTTTGATATATAAGCGGTTGAGTTCAGTTCCCTGGAGAAAACCTCATCTACATTTAAGATCGGAGCAGTATCGGTTAAATAGAATTTACCACTTGCAATATTCCAGGGAGGAATTATAATATGCTCAGACACAATTTTCGGGGTAACTCTCCCCTTCTACAGGTTTTCTTTACCTATGTTACGTTTACTCTCTTTTCAGTATGATTATATTCCTTGTTTTCTTTTAAACTTGGAAATATGGTCATCTCCTTTCTTCATCCCCTTAACTACGACATCTTCTAAAAACTTCCCTTCTGGTAAACCCATCGAATTTCTTAATTTGTAAAAACCTATTGACTTTTTAGAAATTTGTGTTTTTAGCTCTTTTTGGTTTTATTCTACCAGAAAGGAGATTTTTCAATTTCTTTTCCTTGAAGAAAATGCTACCTAACCTGTTATACTCAATTTTCGACTTTTGAAACACAAATTTTTGGAGTAGGTAGATTCCTCTCTCTCTTGACTTTTTAATATGGCGTTTGTATAATAATTTAAAAGGGCAGAGTGGTATGGTTTTTCCAGTTGGGAATTTAATCTTAAATAATGCTCCAATACAATTTGTAAATTTTGATAATATTTTAAGTCAAGCTAAAAAGAATAGAGAGGGGCGCTTATTGGGTTATATTGAGATAAAATATCCGGAAAGTTACGAATATCTTTTCTTTAAAAATGGGGAGACAATTGGAGCTGGTGTTTTTAAGGAAAATAGATTTGAAGAGGCTCCTTTAGAAGAAGTTCTTAAAAAAGCTAAAAAGGCTCATCAAGGGTTTGTTGATATTCATATGATTGATGAAGAGCTTCTTAATATTATAATTACTTTGTTTAAAGAAAAACCTTTGTTTGCAGATAAGAGAATAAAAAATGTTGACCTTAAAGTTCTCTTTGAAAAGTTAGAAAGCCTTAAGTTCAATGGATTTCTTGCTTTGAACAAGTCAAATATGTATTCTTTTGTGAAATTTGAAAATGGCGCCCCTCAAACAATATATCCTCTAAAAAAAAGTAAAAGGAAAATTGATAAGGAAACCTTATTTTCTTTATTGGAAAAGGAAGATATGTTAATAAGTGCTTATAAAGGAAAGGAAGCGAAAAGACAGGCAAGTCCTGCTTTGATTGAACTCTTTGTTAAATTTTTTAACACTCTTATTGTTTCTTTTATAGATGTTGTCGGGATTTCTCTTGTCCGAAAAACACTCATTCCTTCTTTTGAAAATGTAAGGGAAAAATGGGAAATTCTGAAAAATTTTAAGATTGAGGAAGATCTTAAAATTACCTATACTCCTTTTATTGGAACAGATGAAGAGATAACAGAAGCGTTCGCAGCTTGGATTGATCAATTCGCAGATGCAATATTTGTTGTTCTTGGAAGAAAAACAGACATAATTATTCATAACTCTTTAAAAGATTATCGTTTTGCTTTGAAAAAAACTGGATTTTTTGAAAAGTCTAAACTTTCCAGGTTAGATATAGAGTAATTTGGTTTATTTTGCTGCAACTCCAATTGGAAATCTTGAAGATATTACTTATAGGGTTATTAGGATAATGAGAGAGGTAGATTATATTATTTGCGAGAATAAGAAAAGGACAAAAATTTTGATAGAGCATTATGGGATTAAAAAACCTCTTAAAACTTTTAACGATTATAATAGAGAAAAGATGACTTCCTGGATTCTGAATAAACTCCAAGAAGGGAAGGACTTTATTTTTATTACCTCTGCCGGCTCTCCTCTTATCTCAGATCCAGGTTTTTATCTTGTTAAACATTTAATAAAAGAAAAACAACCTTTTACTAGCCTACCAGGCCCTTGTTCTTTGATAAATGCCCTTATTCTTTCGGGACTTCCTTCAGATAAATTTATTTTTGAAGGTTATCTTCCAAAAAAGGAAGGAAAAAGGAGAAAGATTTTAGAATCTCTAAAAGGGGAGGAAAGAACAGTCATTTTTTTTGAGTCTCCAAGGAGGATAGAAAAACTTCTCATTGAGATAAGAGAAATCTTACCGGATAGGTTTATAGTTCTTGCAAGAGAGATGACAAAGATCTACGAAGAAGTAATTAGAGGAAAGGCAAACGAAATTATTGATAATATGCCAGAATTAAAAGGAGAATTTGTGGTTTTAATTGGAGGAAAGAATTGGTCTGGGATAGCTTAAGGGAAAAAGGGAAGAAGCTTCTTTACCCACTTGTTAAATTATTTTCCTTTCTCCCCCCAAATCTTATAACTTTTATTGGTTTCTTAATTGTGTTTTTTTCTTCCATATTTATTTGGAAAGGTTTTTTTAGAATAGGAGGGATAATTTTAATTTTTGGTTCGATCTTAGATGCAATTGATGGAGAGGTTGCCAGAATGAAAGAGAAAACATCAAAATTTGGGGCTTTTCTTGATTCGACCCTTGACAGATACGCAGAGTTTTTTATATTTTTTTCTATAGCTTTAGGAGGTAAGAGTAAGCTTCTTTTTGCTTTTTGTGTGGTGGCTTTTTTAGGAGCTTATATTACAAGTTATGTAAGAGCAAGAGGAGAAGGGTTGGAAATTGAAATTAAAGAAGGTTTGTTTACGAGGACAGAAAGAATTGTTCTTTTGATTATTGGTCTGGTTTTAATACCAGAGAAGATAATTTATGTAATTGGAATAATAGCTTTTGGAGCGAATATAACAGCTGTTCAAAGAATGATAATTGCTTATGAACGGCTGAAAAAGGGAGGTAGCTAATGGATGATGATAAAATTAGAGTTGCAATAGTTGGTGTTGGAAATTGTGCTTCTTCACTTGTTCAAGGGGTTTATTATTATAGGAATGCAGATCCAAATCAGTCTATTCCCGGAATTATGCATGTAGATTTAGGTGGATACCACATTAGAGATATTGAGTTTGTCGCTGCTTTTGATATAAATGTTACGAAGGTTGGGAAGGATCTTTCAGAGGCAATTTTTGCTCCTCCAAACAATACTTATAAATTTACAGATGTTCCAAAACTTGGTGTTAAGGTGCAAAGAGGAATGACCCACGATGGAATTGGTAAATATCTTGCGAATGTGATAAAGAAAGCTCCTGGTTCAACTGTAGATATTGTAAAAGTTCTTAAGGATACTGGAGCAGAAATAATGATTAGCTACCTACCTGTAGGAAGTGAAGAGGCAACAAAATGGTATGTAGAGCAAGCTCTTCAGGCAGAGGTTGGATTTATAAATGCAATTCCCGTTTTTATAGCTTCTTCAAAGTATTGGTCTGATAGGTTCAAGGAAAAGGGGCTTCCTATTATAGGAGATGATATTAAATCTCAAGTTGGAGCTACAATTGTTCATAGAGCTTTAACTCAGCTTTTCCTTGATAGAGGGGTTAGGCTTAAAAGGACGTTCCAATTAAACGTGGGTGGAAATACAGATTTCTTAAATATGTTAGAGAGAGAAAGACTTGTTTCTAAGGAGAAGTCAAAAACGCAAGCTGTTACTTCTCTTCTTCCTTATGACATTGGTAAAGAGAACATTCACATAGGACCTTCTGATTATATAGAATGGCTTGCTGATAGGAAATGGGCTTATATGAGGTTAGAAGGGCAAACTTTTGGAGATGTTCCACTTAATATTGAGTTGAAATTAGAAGTTTGGGATTCACCGAATTCCGCAGGAGTAATAATAGACGCAATTAGAATAATGAAACTTGCCCTTAATCATAAAATTGGAGGAGCATTAATAGAACCTTCTTCTTATTTAATGAAATCTCCTCCAAAGCAGTATCCTGATTCTATAGCAAAGCAAAAAACCGAAGAATTTATTGAAAAATATAGGAAGAAACCAAAAAAATAGAAATAATAAGAAAAAAAGAGGTGTTTTTATAACTTTTGAGGGTGTGGAAGGTTCGGGTAAAACACTGCAAGCAGGTTTATTGTATAAGTGGCTAAAAACAAAAGGATTTGATGTTTGTCTTACTAAAGAACCTGGAGGGACTAAAATTGGGGAAAAGATTAGGAAGATTCTTCTTAAGGGGGAAAGTAAAATAAATAAATATACAGAACTTTTTTTATATCTAGCAGATAGGGCTAGTCATCTTACAGAGGTTATTGAACCAAACCTTAATAAAAATAAAATTGTAATTTCGGATAGATATTTTGATTCTACCTTTGCTTATCAGGGAGTGGGCAGAGGGATAAATGAAAATGAAATAGAATTACTTAAGAAATTAAGTTTATTTAGTAAGAGAGAGCCAGATATAACTTTTTTGCTTGACGTAGATCCTGCTATTGCAAAAAATAGGATAAAAAAACCGGATCGGATTGAAAAGGAACCTTTAAGATTTCATAGAAAAGTTAGAAAAGCTTATCTTAAGATAGCCAAAGGAAATCCGGGAAGGGTTGTTTTAATTAATGCTCGGGGTTCTATAGAAGAGACTCATAAAAAAATAAAAGAAAAAATCATTGATTTTTTGGGGGAGGAGTTTAATGGAGAAAAAAAAGAAATATAGTTTTTTGGTTGCTCTTGTTATTATTGCTTTAGTTGGTTTTATTTATTCTTCTTTAAACGTTTTTACTGCCATAAACTCTATAGAACAGGTTTTAAGAATTATAAATGATAACTATGTTAATGACGTAGATATAACAGAGTTATTGGAACGTGCCATAGAGGCAATTGTAGATACACTTGATAGTCATAGTTCTTATCTTAAAGAAAAGGATTTTAAGGATCTAATGATTCATACAGAAGGTGAATTTGGAGGGTTAGGTATACAGGTATCGAAGAGGGGTGAGTATATAACAATCATTGCTCCTATTGAAGGGACTCCTGCTTATGAGGCAGGTCTTCTCCAGGGAGACAAGATAATTAAGATAGATGGAATTTCTACTAAAGATATGGATTTGGATAAAGCTGTGTCTATGATGAGGGGGGCTCCTGGAACAAAAGTCACTCTTACAATTTCCAGAGAAGGGATGGATAAGCCAATTGATTATACTATTGTAAGAGCAATAATTAAAATTAAATCTGTTCCATATGCAGGATTAATTAAACCTAATATAGGTTATATAGCCATAAATTCTTTTAGTAAAACTACTCCTAATGAATTGAAAGTTGTTCTTGATTCTCTTATTGATCTTGGAGCGAATAAGTTTATTTTAGACTTAAGGAATAATCCTGGGGGAATTCTTGATGTGGCAGCAAAGGTAGCTTCTTTCTTTATAGAGAAAAAGAAAGAAATTGTTTATACAGAAGGCAAAAACACAAAAGATTTTTATTATTCTGATGATGGGGCTTATTCAGAGTATCCTCTTGTAGTTTTGGTGAGCTCTTTCTCCGCTAGTGGTTCTGAAATTGTTGCAGGAGCGATTCAAGATTGGGATCGAGGTCTTTTAATTGGTTCTCGGACTTTTGGGAAGGGTTCTGTCCAAAGAATTTATCGTCTTCCTGGAAATAGAGCCCTTAAATTGACAATAGCTCGATACCACACTCCTTCTGGGAGATGCATTGATAGAGAATTAGTAAAAGATACAACAAGGATTTATTATACAAAAGGGCCATTACATAGAAAGGTGAAAGGAGGGGGTGGCATTGTTCCTGACTCTGTTTTAGAAATAAAATATTCCCCTTTCTTTGAGAGAATATATAGATATAGTTTTGATTTTGTTGTTGAGTATCTTGCAAAGCATCCAGGTGTTGAAGAGGTTACACCTTCTATGATTGAAGCTTTTAAGAGTAAGGTGAAAGAATCTTTAAAGAAGGATTCTTTAGAATTTGCAGAGAATATTGAGTTTCTTAAGAACTTTCCAGACACTGTAAAATTGACAGAAGATGTGAGTAGAGAAATCTTAAGAAGGGTAAAGGAGTATCTCCAAAGGGAGACTGGAAAACCAATAGGATTTTCGGAAGAGGAGTGGGATAAGTCCCTAAATGAAATAAAAAGGGAACTTAAGATAAGAGTGGCTTATAATAAAAAAGGGATTAAAGGGAGGTATGAGGCAAGCATTCCAGAAGATGAACACATTCAAGTAGCATTAAAAATTCTTAAAACTGCTAAAACTCCAAAAGATGTCTTTTCTCTTAAAAGGTGAAAAAGACTTTCTATTTAGAGACTCTTGGTTGCCCGAGAAACGAATCTGATAGTGAAGCTATCATAAATAATCTTATTAATTCTTATAATTTTAACTTATCCGAAACTCCAGAAGATTCAGATATTATTGTTGTAAATGGATGTGCTTTTATAAAAGAAGCAGTTTTAGAGTCTATTGAGACAATTCTAAATCTAAGAGAGAAGAATAAGGATGCTTTGTTTGTGGTTGTAGGATGTCTGGCACAGAGATATGGGGAAGAACTGAAGAAAAATTTAGAGGAGATAGACCTTATTGTAGGAACCGGTTCAATAGAAAAACTCCCAGAATTAATTATTAAAGGAAAATCCGAAGTTACTTCTAATTCTGGATTTTTGGGGAGAAGTATTTTTTTAAACAGTCCTTCTGTTACCCCTTCCCATTATAGGTATTTAAAAATTCAAGAAGGCTGTGATTTTAAGTGTAGCTTTTGCATAATTCCTAAGATAAAAGGTGGCTCGCGCTCAAAAGGGATTTCTTTAATAAAAGAGGAAATAAAAAGTCTTCCTCCTATAGTAAAGGAATTAATAGTTGTTGGACAAAATACAACTTCTTGGGGGAAAGATTTAGGTGAGGGTGAGAATCTTTCAAAGTTAATTGGTGAAATTGCACCTCTTTTCCCAGGATGGATTAGGTTTCTTTATTTTCATCCTCTTTCAATTTCTGATGAATTGCTTAGGATAATTCATAACTTTTCAAATCTGATAAATTATCTTGATATCCCCTTCCAGCATGTTTCCGATTCAGTTCTTTCTTATATGAGACGAGGTTACGGAAGGAAAGAGATAGAAGAATTATTAGAGATGATTGATAAAGTTGGAGAGTTTACTGTTAGGACTACTTTTATTATTGGTTTTCCGGAAGAGAAGGAAGAAGATTTTAAAGAGCTTTGTGATTTCATAGAGAAATCTAATTTTGACCATATAGGAATTTTTGAGTATTCTCCTGAAGAAGGGAGCACTTCTTATTATATGCCTTGCCTTAAAAAGAAAATAATAAAAGAAAGAATGAGGGAGATCTCGAAGATAATAGAGAGGAAAATGGAGGAGAGAAGTAAAAAATTTATAGGAAAGGTGGTTGAAGTTCTAATTGATGGAAAGGAAAGTGGAGAATATTTTGGAAGAATGAAGTCTTCCGCTCCAGAAATAGATCCTGTTGTTTGGATTCCTGGTAATTTTAAAATTAAGGTTGGAGAGATCTATCCTGTTGTAATTAAAAGTGTTCTTGGGGGTGATTTTGTAGGAGAACTTAAATGAGATGGATCTTTAGAAGCGAGGATCCTCCACAAGATAAAAAACCAGAGTCCATTATAAAATTTCTCTTAAAAGTAAGAGGGATTTCAAACTTTGATTCTTTTCTTAATCCTTCTCCTAAAGATTTAAACGACCCTTTTCTTCTTGATAACGTGGGAAAGGCAAGCGAAAAGATATTGGAAGCCGTAAGAGGAAGGAAGAAGATCTCTATCTTTGGTGATTTTGATGCGGATGGGATTTCTGCAACTTCATTAATGTTGGCGTTTTTGAGAAAATTGGGAGCAGAGGTTGATTTTTATATTCCCCATCGCCTGGAAGAAGGGTATGGATTAAATAAAGCAGGAATTGAAGAATTGAAGAAAAACGGAACAGAACTTTTAATTACTGTAGATTGTGGGATAAATTCTGTTTTAGAGATAGAAAGAGCAAAAGAGCTTGGTATGGAAGTTATTGTTACAGACCATCATTTGCCAGAAAGCGAAAATCCTGCTGAGATTGTAATAAGTCCTCATTT includes:
- a CDS encoding S41 family peptidase; the encoded protein is MEKKKKYSFLVALVIIALVGFIYSSLNVFTAINSIEQVLRIINDNYVNDVDITELLERAIEAIVDTLDSHSSYLKEKDFKDLMIHTEGEFGGLGIQVSKRGEYITIIAPIEGTPAYEAGLLQGDKIIKIDGISTKDMDLDKAVSMMRGAPGTKVTLTISREGMDKPIDYTIVRAIIKIKSVPYAGLIKPNIGYIAINSFSKTTPNELKVVLDSLIDLGANKFILDLRNNPGGILDVAAKVASFFIEKKKEIVYTEGKNTKDFYYSDDGAYSEYPLVVLVSSFSASGSEIVAGAIQDWDRGLLIGSRTFGKGSVQRIYRLPGNRALKLTIARYHTPSGRCIDRELVKDTTRIYYTKGPLHRKVKGGGGIVPDSVLEIKYSPFFERIYRYSFDFVVEYLAKHPGVEEVTPSMIEAFKSKVKESLKKDSLEFAENIEFLKNFPDTVKLTEDVSREILRRVKEYLQRETGKPIGFSEEEWDKSLNEIKRELKIRVAYNKKGIKGRYEASIPEDEHIQVALKILKTAKTPKDVFSLKR
- the tmk gene encoding dTMP kinase gives rise to the protein MKNIGRNQKNRNNKKKRGVFITFEGVEGSGKTLQAGLLYKWLKTKGFDVCLTKEPGGTKIGEKIRKILLKGESKINKYTELFLYLADRASHLTEVIEPNLNKNKIVISDRYFDSTFAYQGVGRGINENEIELLKKLSLFSKREPDITFLLDVDPAIAKNRIKKPDRIEKEPLRFHRKVRKAYLKIAKGNPGRVVLINARGSIEETHKKIKEKIIDFLGEEFNGEKKEI
- a CDS encoding inositol-3-phosphate synthase yields the protein MDDDKIRVAIVGVGNCASSLVQGVYYYRNADPNQSIPGIMHVDLGGYHIRDIEFVAAFDINVTKVGKDLSEAIFAPPNNTYKFTDVPKLGVKVQRGMTHDGIGKYLANVIKKAPGSTVDIVKVLKDTGAEIMISYLPVGSEEATKWYVEQALQAEVGFINAIPVFIASSKYWSDRFKEKGLPIIGDDIKSQVGATIVHRALTQLFLDRGVRLKRTFQLNVGGNTDFLNMLERERLVSKEKSKTQAVTSLLPYDIGKENIHIGPSDYIEWLADRKWAYMRLEGQTFGDVPLNIELKLEVWDSPNSAGVIIDAIRIMKLALNHKIGGALIEPSSYLMKSPPKQYPDSIAKQKTEEFIEKYRKKPKK
- the rsmI gene encoding 16S rRNA (cytidine(1402)-2'-O)-methyltransferase; protein product: MVYFAATPIGNLEDITYRVIRIMREVDYIICENKKRTKILIEHYGIKKPLKTFNDYNREKMTSWILNKLQEGKDFIFITSAGSPLISDPGFYLVKHLIKEKQPFTSLPGPCSLINALILSGLPSDKFIFEGYLPKKEGKRRKILESLKGEERTVIFFESPRRIEKLLIEIREILPDRFIVLAREMTKIYEEVIRGKANEIIDNMPELKGEFVVLIGGKNWSGIA
- the rimO gene encoding 30S ribosomal protein S12 methylthiotransferase RimO — translated: MKKTFYLETLGCPRNESDSEAIINNLINSYNFNLSETPEDSDIIVVNGCAFIKEAVLESIETILNLREKNKDALFVVVGCLAQRYGEELKKNLEEIDLIVGTGSIEKLPELIIKGKSEVTSNSGFLGRSIFLNSPSVTPSHYRYLKIQEGCDFKCSFCIIPKIKGGSRSKGISLIKEEIKSLPPIVKELIVVGQNTTSWGKDLGEGENLSKLIGEIAPLFPGWIRFLYFHPLSISDELLRIIHNFSNLINYLDIPFQHVSDSVLSYMRRGYGRKEIEELLEMIDKVGEFTVRTTFIIGFPEEKEEDFKELCDFIEKSNFDHIGIFEYSPEEGSTSYYMPCLKKKIIKERMREISKIIERKMEERSKKFIGKVVEVLIDGKESGEYFGRMKSSAPEIDPVVWIPGNFKIKVGEIYPVVIKSVLGGDFVGELK
- a CDS encoding CDP-alcohol phosphatidyltransferase family protein, with protein sequence MVWDSLREKGKKLLYPLVKLFSFLPPNLITFIGFLIVFFSSIFIWKGFFRIGGIILIFGSILDAIDGEVARMKEKTSKFGAFLDSTLDRYAEFFIFFSIALGGKSKLLFAFCVVAFLGAYITSYVRARGEGLEIEIKEGLFTRTERIVLLIIGLVLIPEKIIYVIGIIAFGANITAVQRMIIAYERLKKGGS